From Bordetella flabilis, the proteins below share one genomic window:
- a CDS encoding ABC transporter permease: MALFILRRLIQSLFVLLAVSVVVFFAVYAVGDPIELLVSPEASLADRQQMIARLGLDLPIWQQYANFVWRALHGDLGNSFVQGVPAISLILQRLPATVELVVTAILLTCVFGIPLGLVAGLHRERPLGRGILATSVLGFSLPAFWQGMMLILLFAVWLGWLPASGRGETVTVFGVPLSFLTRDGLAHMAMPALNLALANVALVLRLTASGVAEAQNQEYVKFARAKGIRPRRIVNRHILRNILIPVVTVVGMEFGSLIAYSTITETVFAWPGMGKLLIDSVYHLDRPVVVAYVMFVTLLFVLINLLVDILYAVLDPRVQLVAPAH, from the coding sequence GTGGCCTTGTTCATCCTGCGCAGGCTCATTCAGAGCCTGTTCGTGCTCCTTGCCGTCTCCGTCGTCGTTTTCTTCGCCGTCTATGCCGTCGGCGACCCCATCGAACTCCTCGTCAGCCCCGAAGCCAGCCTGGCCGATCGCCAGCAGATGATCGCCCGTCTGGGGCTGGACCTGCCGATATGGCAGCAATATGCCAACTTCGTCTGGCGCGCGCTGCACGGAGACCTGGGCAATTCCTTCGTGCAGGGCGTGCCCGCCATTTCGCTGATCCTGCAGCGGCTGCCGGCCACCGTCGAACTTGTCGTCACCGCGATCCTGCTGACCTGTGTGTTCGGTATCCCGCTGGGCCTGGTCGCCGGCCTGCACCGCGAGCGGCCCCTGGGCCGCGGCATCCTGGCGACTTCGGTGCTGGGCTTTTCCCTGCCGGCATTCTGGCAGGGCATGATGCTGATCCTGCTGTTCGCGGTATGGCTGGGCTGGCTGCCTGCCTCGGGGCGCGGAGAGACCGTGACGGTATTCGGCGTACCGCTTTCCTTTCTGACCCGCGACGGCCTGGCGCACATGGCGATGCCGGCCCTGAACCTGGCCCTGGCCAACGTGGCGCTGGTGCTGCGGCTGACGGCATCCGGGGTCGCCGAGGCGCAGAACCAGGAATACGTGAAGTTCGCCCGCGCCAAGGGCATACGGCCCCGCCGTATCGTCAACCGGCACATCCTGCGCAACATCCTTATCCCGGTCGTGACGGTCGTCGGCATGGAGTTCGGCTCCCTGATCGCGTATTCGACCATCACGGAAACCGTCTTCGCATGGCCCGGCATGGGCAAGCTGCTCATCGATAGCGTTTACCACCTGGACCGCCCCGTGGTGGTGGCGTATGTCATGTTCGTCACGCTGCTGTTCGTGCTCATCAATTTGCTCGTGGACATCCTGTACGCCGTACTCGATCCGCGCGTGCAGCTGGTCGCACCGGCGCATTAA
- a CDS encoding Bug family tripartite tricarboxylate transporter substrate binding protein has translation MAAAALAMACLLAPTAASAAYPDRPITLIVPFPAGSGTDAVGRIFAAELGRILNGQVIVENKPGGNATIAASYVARAKPDGYTLFVSTNTPQSAAPYLMKNLPYDPVKDFTPIARGGNLPFILVVNPRVPAKSVQELVAYAKAHPGKLTYASGNSTGIVAGATFARRAGIEMVHIPYKGTPQAITDVVGGQVDMMFTDVASGLPFVQSGKMRALAVSTAARSSVVPDIPSMEDAGIPDFDINSWNGYFGPAGMPPDVVKTLNAAINRIVAEPQVRKQLAVLGFDAFSGTPEDFAAFVQQQLTLWGKLIKDAGIEQQ, from the coding sequence ATGGCAGCCGCCGCATTGGCCATGGCCTGCCTGCTCGCCCCTACCGCCGCCTCCGCGGCATATCCCGACCGGCCCATCACGCTGATCGTGCCATTCCCGGCCGGTTCGGGCACGGATGCCGTGGGCCGCATCTTCGCCGCCGAGCTGGGACGCATCCTGAACGGCCAGGTCATTGTCGAGAACAAGCCCGGCGGGAACGCCACCATCGCCGCTTCATACGTGGCGCGCGCCAAGCCGGACGGCTACACGCTGTTCGTAAGCACGAATACCCCCCAATCGGCAGCGCCCTACCTCATGAAGAACCTGCCTTATGACCCGGTCAAGGACTTCACCCCCATCGCGCGCGGCGGCAACCTGCCCTTCATCCTGGTCGTCAATCCCCGCGTGCCCGCCAAGTCGGTGCAGGAACTGGTGGCCTATGCCAAGGCGCATCCCGGCAAACTGACATACGCCAGCGGCAACAGCACCGGCATCGTCGCCGGTGCGACCTTCGCGCGCCGCGCCGGTATCGAGATGGTGCACATCCCGTACAAGGGCACGCCGCAAGCCATCACCGACGTCGTGGGCGGACAGGTGGACATGATGTTCACCGACGTCGCCTCCGGCCTGCCCTTCGTGCAGTCCGGCAAGATGCGCGCGCTGGCGGTGTCCACCGCGGCGCGCAGCAGCGTCGTGCCGGACATCCCTTCCATGGAGGATGCCGGCATTCCCGACTTCGACATCAATTCGTGGAACGGCTACTTCGGCCCGGCCGGCATGCCGCCGGACGTCGTCAAGACGCTGAACGCGGCCATCAACCGCATCGTCGCCGAACCGCAGGTGCGCAAGCAGCTCGCGGTGCTGGGCTTCGATGCCTTCAGCGGCACGCCCGAGGATTTCGCGGCCTTTGTGCAGCAGCAGCTGACCCTGTGGGGCAAGCTCATCAAGGACGCGGGGATCGAACAGCAATGA
- a CDS encoding ABC transporter ATP-binding protein, with protein sequence MNAPVIELRDVHKRFEQRPDLAQRLLALSGRRMDRVVVHAVNGVNLSIAAGEVVGLVGESGCGKSTLGRVVAGLHGPTEGEMRFNGEPVKGLRGRERLDYVLGVQMVFQDPQASLNPRHRVRQILGEALKVHKLAPTAEIPGRVDAALAEVGLGPEYRDRFPHQISGGQRQRIGIARALMVQPSFLVCDEPVAALDVSIQAQVINLFMDLRERKGFTYLFISHDLGVVRHISDRVAIMYLGRIVETAPAGEIFARANHPYTQALLAEVPDISRRGRRFTPIQGEIPSPLAPPSGCTFHPRCPHAMPRCREQAPPLAEIAPAHWSACHLNDQAG encoded by the coding sequence ATGAACGCGCCCGTCATTGAATTGCGCGACGTCCACAAGCGCTTCGAACAGCGGCCCGACCTGGCGCAGCGCCTGCTGGCGCTGAGCGGGCGGCGCATGGATCGCGTGGTGGTCCATGCGGTCAACGGCGTGAACCTGTCGATCGCCGCCGGCGAAGTCGTCGGCCTGGTGGGCGAATCGGGTTGCGGCAAATCCACGCTGGGCCGCGTCGTGGCGGGCCTGCACGGACCCACGGAAGGCGAAATGCGCTTCAACGGCGAGCCGGTCAAGGGCTTGCGCGGACGCGAACGGCTGGACTATGTCCTTGGCGTACAGATGGTCTTCCAGGACCCGCAGGCATCGCTGAACCCGCGGCACCGCGTGCGCCAGATCCTGGGCGAAGCACTGAAGGTGCACAAGCTCGCGCCGACCGCCGAAATCCCGGGGCGCGTCGACGCCGCGCTGGCCGAAGTGGGACTGGGCCCCGAGTACCGTGACCGCTTCCCGCACCAGATCTCCGGCGGCCAGCGGCAGCGTATCGGCATCGCCCGCGCACTGATGGTGCAACCCTCGTTCCTCGTGTGCGACGAACCCGTCGCCGCGCTGGACGTGTCCATCCAGGCCCAGGTCATCAACCTGTTCATGGACCTGCGCGAACGCAAGGGATTTACCTACCTGTTCATCAGCCATGACCTGGGCGTCGTGCGGCATATCTCGGATCGCGTCGCCATCATGTATCTGGGCCGCATCGTGGAAACCGCGCCGGCCGGCGAAATCTTCGCCCGCGCCAACCATCCCTATACGCAGGCATTGCTGGCCGAGGTGCCGGACATCAGCCGGCGCGGGCGCCGTTTTACGCCCATACAGGGCGAAATCCCTTCGCCGCTGGCGCCGCCCTCCGGCTGCACCTTCCATCCGCGCTGTCCGCATGCCATGCCACGCTGCCGCGAACAGGCGCCGCCCCTGGCCGAAATCGCCCCCGCGCATTGGTCGGCCTGCCATCTCAACGACCAGGCCGGCTGA
- a CDS encoding acyl-CoA dehydrogenase family protein — protein sequence MDFSFTPEQIAIRDAVEQICARYPDEYWLERDREGGFPHGLHADLARDGWLGIAMPPEYGGAGLGMTEAALMMQTIAASGAGFAGASAVHMNIFGLNPVVVFGDEAQRARWLPDLIAGHHKACFAVTEPDAGLDTTRLTTRAVREGDDYVVHGRKIWISTAQVAHKMLLLARTTPLADVAKPTQGLSLFYTDLDRERVEVREIEKMGRKAVDSNMLFIDGLRIPAADRIGEEGRGFEYILHGLNPERILIAAEAVGIGRAALAHAVRYANERQVFGRPIGQNQGVQHPLAQAWMQLEAADLMVFKAAAMYDAGLPCGPYANSAKYLAAEAGHNACQTAVMTLGGMGYAKEYHVERLLRESYIPRIAPVSPQLILCFIAEKVLGLPKSY from the coding sequence ATGGATTTTTCATTCACTCCTGAACAGATCGCGATCCGTGACGCGGTGGAGCAGATCTGCGCCCGCTATCCCGACGAATACTGGCTGGAGCGCGACCGCGAGGGCGGCTTTCCGCATGGCCTGCATGCCGACCTGGCGCGCGACGGCTGGCTGGGTATCGCCATGCCGCCCGAGTACGGCGGCGCCGGCCTGGGCATGACCGAAGCCGCATTGATGATGCAGACCATCGCGGCATCGGGCGCCGGCTTCGCGGGCGCCTCGGCCGTGCACATGAACATATTCGGCCTGAATCCGGTGGTGGTCTTCGGTGACGAGGCGCAGCGCGCCCGCTGGCTGCCCGACCTGATCGCCGGCCACCACAAGGCCTGTTTCGCCGTCACCGAACCGGACGCCGGCCTGGACACCACGCGCCTGACCACCCGCGCCGTGCGCGAGGGCGACGACTATGTGGTGCATGGGCGCAAGATCTGGATCTCCACGGCACAGGTGGCCCACAAGATGCTATTGCTGGCGCGCACCACGCCGCTGGCCGACGTGGCGAAGCCGACCCAGGGCCTTTCCCTGTTCTATACAGACCTGGACCGCGAGCGCGTGGAAGTGCGCGAGATCGAGAAGATGGGCCGCAAGGCCGTCGACTCGAACATGCTGTTCATCGACGGCCTGCGCATCCCCGCCGCCGACCGCATCGGCGAGGAAGGCCGGGGCTTCGAATATATCCTGCACGGACTGAACCCCGAGCGCATCCTGATCGCGGCGGAAGCCGTGGGCATCGGCCGCGCGGCGCTGGCCCACGCGGTGCGCTATGCCAACGAGCGCCAGGTATTCGGGCGGCCCATCGGGCAGAACCAGGGGGTGCAGCACCCGCTGGCGCAGGCATGGATGCAACTCGAAGCCGCCGACCTCATGGTATTCAAGGCGGCCGCCATGTATGACGCCGGACTGCCTTGCGGCCCTTACGCGAACTCCGCGAAATACCTGGCCGCGGAAGCCGGCCACAATGCCTGCCAGACAGCCGTCATGACGCTGGGCGGGATGGGCTACGCCAAGGAATACCATGTGGAGCGCCTGCTGCGCGAAAGTTATATTCCGCGCATCGCCCCCGTGAGCCCGCAATTGATCCTGTGCTTCATCGCCGAGAAAGTACTGGGACTGCCCAAATCGTATTGA
- a CDS encoding LysR family transcriptional regulator has product MHGIALKYFAEVAASGSLSAASERLFVAVSAISRQIAKLEAEVGTPLFKRMARGMVLSEAGELLLAHARRALLESEAVLQDIAALKGGPSGNIRVVATEGPAHHFLPELMSAFRSRHPHARFSLHVCSQLDAVRRVAEGDADLSITYAAEQRKGTVTRHTLPAPVHAVMWHRHPLARHARVTPVQLLPYPLAATEPASATRKLVERCWRQEGMHFEPVFVSNRSSALMSFVRNSDRVMLGCYLPAPAALRRVGLVARPVDHPEMATRRLAVQTMEGRLLPGMVEDFLSHVATALQGAASAVPGPAPRTARPTGGARSASPARSPGSPRPPRAPRKRAALA; this is encoded by the coding sequence ATGCACGGAATAGCATTGAAGTATTTCGCCGAAGTGGCGGCCAGCGGCAGCCTGAGCGCGGCATCGGAGCGGCTGTTCGTGGCGGTGTCCGCCATCAGCCGGCAGATCGCCAAGCTGGAAGCCGAAGTCGGCACGCCGCTGTTCAAGCGCATGGCGCGCGGCATGGTCCTCAGCGAGGCCGGAGAGCTGCTGCTGGCGCATGCGCGGCGCGCGCTCCTGGAGTCGGAGGCGGTGCTGCAGGACATCGCCGCCTTGAAAGGGGGACCGAGCGGCAATATCCGCGTGGTCGCGACCGAAGGGCCGGCGCATCATTTCCTGCCTGAGCTGATGTCCGCCTTCCGCAGCCGGCATCCCCACGCCCGCTTCAGCCTGCACGTGTGCAGCCAGCTCGATGCGGTGCGCCGCGTGGCGGAGGGCGATGCGGACCTGTCCATTACCTACGCGGCCGAACAGCGCAAGGGTACGGTGACGCGGCATACGCTGCCCGCGCCGGTCCATGCGGTGATGTGGCACCGCCATCCGCTGGCCCGCCACGCCCGCGTCACGCCGGTGCAATTGCTGCCTTATCCCCTGGCGGCCACGGAGCCGGCATCGGCCACGCGCAAGCTGGTGGAGCGTTGCTGGCGGCAGGAAGGCATGCATTTCGAGCCGGTATTCGTCAGCAATCGTTCCTCCGCGCTGATGTCCTTTGTCCGCAACTCCGATCGCGTCATGCTGGGCTGCTATCTGCCCGCGCCTGCCGCCCTGCGGCGCGTCGGCCTGGTGGCCCGTCCGGTGGACCACCCCGAAATGGCCACACGGCGCCTCGCGGTACAGACCATGGAGGGACGCCTGCTGCCCGGCATGGTGGAGGACTTCCTGTCGCATGTTGCGACGGCGCTGCAAGGCGCGGCCAGTGCGGTCCCGGGCCCGGCGCCGCGCACGGCCCGTCCCACAGGCGGGGCGCGCTCGGCGAGCCCGGCCCGCTCGCCCGGGTCGCCTCGTCCGCCGCGTGCGCCACGCAAGCGGGCCGCATTGGCTTAA
- a CDS encoding IclR family transcriptional regulator: MSVKTALRVIEIIEVYAREKRPLALSELARLLAVPVSSCLALIRTLAELGYLYEVGRRNGYYPTSRLLAMAQQIAHNDPVRDRVYPSLLELREATRETVVFAKLTPDDRVVYLEVLDSPHTIRYAPVAGEFRVLHANSLGKALLSTLPAAKRHELLHRAPLIRFNDRTMVDPDVVEADIVASRQRGWFRNLGESLAEVGAIAWPLVLAGEPYAISVGAPVYRIEPNQEAYARILRAACAALEQHAI; this comes from the coding sequence ATGAGCGTCAAGACGGCCCTGCGGGTCATAGAGATCATCGAGGTGTACGCGCGCGAAAAGCGGCCGCTTGCCCTTTCCGAACTGGCCCGCCTGCTGGCGGTGCCGGTATCCAGCTGCCTCGCGCTGATCCGCACGCTGGCCGAGCTGGGGTACCTGTACGAGGTCGGCCGGCGCAACGGCTACTACCCCACCAGCCGCCTGCTGGCGATGGCCCAGCAGATCGCCCACAACGATCCGGTGCGCGACCGGGTGTACCCCAGCCTCCTGGAGTTGCGCGAGGCCACGCGGGAAACCGTGGTGTTCGCCAAGCTCACGCCGGACGACCGCGTGGTCTACCTGGAAGTGCTGGATTCGCCGCACACCATACGCTACGCGCCCGTCGCGGGTGAATTCCGTGTGCTGCACGCGAATTCGCTGGGCAAGGCGCTGCTTTCCACGCTGCCCGCGGCCAAGCGGCATGAGCTGCTGCACCGCGCGCCGCTGATCCGGTTCAATGACAGGACCATGGTCGATCCGGATGTGGTCGAAGCCGACATCGTGGCGTCGCGCCAGCGCGGCTGGTTTCGCAACCTGGGCGAATCGCTGGCCGAAGTGGGCGCCATCGCATGGCCGCTGGTGCTGGCCGGCGAACCCTACGCGATTTCGGTTGGCGCGCCGGTGTACCGCATCGAGCCCAACCAGGAGGCCTATGCGCGGATCCTGCGCGCGGCCTGCGCCGCCCTGGAGCAGCACGCGATCTGA
- a CDS encoding adenine phosphoribosyltransferase yields MQTDYAELVRRTIRSVPDWPRPGVVFRDITPVLQDPRTFRVLIDLFVYRYMRQRLDLVAGVDARGFIIGSVLAYELNLGFVPVRKQGKLPYRTVAESYSMEYANASVEMHADAVRPGQRVLLVDDLIATGGTMIAAVKLLQRLGANVVEAATIIDLPELGGAAAVAQTGTPLYSVCQFGSETP; encoded by the coding sequence ATGCAAACCGACTACGCAGAACTTGTCAGGCGCACCATACGCAGCGTGCCCGATTGGCCCAGGCCTGGGGTGGTTTTCCGCGACATTACGCCGGTGCTGCAGGATCCACGTACCTTCCGGGTGCTGATCGACCTCTTCGTCTATCGCTACATGCGCCAGCGCCTGGACCTGGTGGCCGGCGTGGACGCGCGTGGCTTCATCATCGGCAGCGTGCTGGCCTATGAACTGAACCTGGGCTTCGTGCCGGTGCGCAAGCAGGGCAAGCTTCCCTATCGCACCGTGGCGGAGTCGTATTCCATGGAATACGCCAATGCGTCGGTGGAAATGCACGCCGATGCGGTGCGGCCGGGACAGCGCGTGCTGCTGGTCGACGATCTGATCGCGACGGGCGGCACCATGATCGCGGCGGTCAAGCTGCTGCAGCGCCTGGGCGCCAATGTGGTAGAGGCGGCCACCATCATCGACCTGCCGGAGCTCGGGGGGGCCGCGGCCGTCGCGCAAACGGGCACGCCGCTGTATTCGGTCTGCCAGTTCGGCAGCGAAACGCCGTAG
- a CDS encoding ABC transporter ATP-binding protein: protein MSDLLLDVRGLRTAFHTAAGAWPAVDGVDLTLRRGEILGLVGESGSGKSVTGFSLMGLIDPPGEVVAGEVRFKGSDLRKLDEEAMRRLRGNRIAMIFQDPLMTLNPVLRIGEQMAETILTHQDVSEAEAMARCAEALGMVGIASPQARLRSYPHEFSGGMRQRVAIAIALLNNPDLIIADEPTTALDVTIQGQILYRMQEICRTRDTALIWITHDLGVVAELADRIAVMYAGRIVETGPVAEVLDAPRHPYTQGLLRSMPGAAQPGARLRQIDGMAPSLAARPWGCPFRPRCPNAVTRCTEQFPAATREGGRTFHCYAPVGQRGGQA, encoded by the coding sequence ATGAGTGATCTTCTGCTGGATGTACGCGGACTGCGCACCGCTTTCCATACCGCCGCCGGCGCCTGGCCGGCCGTCGACGGCGTGGACCTGACCCTGCGCCGCGGCGAGATCCTGGGGCTCGTCGGCGAATCCGGGTCGGGCAAATCCGTAACGGGTTTTTCGCTGATGGGGCTGATCGACCCGCCCGGCGAGGTCGTGGCCGGCGAAGTCCGCTTCAAAGGCAGCGACCTGCGCAAACTCGACGAGGAGGCCATGCGCCGCCTGCGCGGCAATCGCATCGCCATGATCTTCCAGGACCCGCTGATGACGCTGAACCCGGTCCTGCGCATCGGCGAACAGATGGCCGAAACCATCCTCACTCACCAGGACGTCAGCGAGGCCGAAGCCATGGCCCGCTGCGCCGAAGCGCTCGGCATGGTGGGCATCGCCTCGCCGCAGGCCCGCCTGCGCAGCTATCCGCACGAATTCTCCGGCGGCATGCGCCAGCGCGTGGCCATCGCCATCGCACTGCTGAACAACCCCGACCTGATCATCGCCGACGAACCCACCACGGCGCTGGACGTGACGATCCAGGGCCAGATCCTTTACCGCATGCAGGAAATCTGCCGCACCCGCGACACGGCCTTGATCTGGATTACCCACGACCTGGGCGTGGTGGCCGAACTGGCCGATCGCATCGCCGTGATGTACGCCGGCCGCATCGTCGAGACCGGCCCCGTGGCCGAGGTCCTGGACGCGCCGCGCCATCCCTATACGCAGGGGCTGTTGCGTTCCATGCCCGGCGCGGCGCAGCCCGGCGCGCGCCTGCGGCAGATCGACGGCATGGCGCCCAGCCTGGCCGCGCGCCCCTGGGGCTGTCCTTTCCGTCCACGCTGCCCCAACGCGGTCACGCGCTGCACGGAACAATTTCCGGCCGCCACGCGCGAAGGCGGCCGCACTTTCCATTGCTATGCGCCTGTCGGGCAGCGCGGAGGCCAGGCATGA
- a CDS encoding CaiB/BaiF CoA transferase family protein, translated as MSPDEAGQPPATAGAGPLSGIRILDLTAVVMGPYATQVLADLGADVIKVESPAGDNMRAVGPMRNPGMGHLYLHLNRNKRSIVLDLKQPAARDACLRLAEDCDAVLYNIRPQAMARLGLDYAAFAARQPRLVYAGAYGYAENGPYAGRPAYDDLIQGQTGIADLFGRQSEGEPRYAPLTLADRAVGLHMAVALVSAVLHARQTGRGQSLEIPMFEGMAHMVLGDHLGGWTFDPPLGETGYARLLAPHRKPYATRDGHVCLLIYNDKHWRNFFEAIGQPAMTQDPRFATHTARAAHIGEVYAYVAQVMLTRDTAQWLTLFAAADIPASRLYGIEDLVADPHLQATGFVRQVDHPTEGRLRTPAPLGRFDGTPTALRRHAPHLGEHSLEILREAGFAESAIQALLAAQATHDGRL; from the coding sequence ATGAGCCCCGACGAAGCGGGACAGCCGCCCGCCACCGCCGGGGCGGGACCGCTGTCCGGCATACGCATCCTGGACCTGACCGCAGTGGTGATGGGCCCCTACGCCACCCAGGTGCTGGCCGACCTGGGCGCGGACGTCATCAAGGTGGAATCGCCCGCGGGCGACAACATGCGCGCGGTCGGCCCCATGCGCAACCCCGGCATGGGCCACCTGTACCTGCACCTGAACCGCAACAAGCGCTCGATCGTGCTGGACCTGAAGCAGCCCGCGGCGCGCGACGCCTGCCTGCGCCTGGCCGAGGACTGCGACGCGGTGCTGTACAACATCCGGCCGCAGGCCATGGCCAGGCTGGGCCTGGACTATGCCGCCTTCGCGGCCCGGCAACCCCGGCTCGTCTATGCGGGCGCCTATGGTTATGCCGAGAACGGCCCGTATGCGGGCCGGCCCGCCTACGACGACCTGATCCAGGGGCAGACCGGCATCGCCGACCTGTTCGGCCGCCAGAGCGAAGGCGAACCGCGCTACGCGCCGCTGACGCTGGCCGACCGCGCAGTCGGCCTGCACATGGCCGTCGCGCTGGTGTCCGCGGTGCTCCACGCGCGCCAGACGGGGCGCGGGCAGAGCCTGGAGATCCCCATGTTCGAAGGCATGGCGCACATGGTGCTGGGCGACCACCTGGGCGGCTGGACCTTCGATCCGCCACTGGGCGAAACCGGCTACGCGCGGCTGCTCGCGCCGCACCGCAAGCCGTATGCGACGCGCGATGGCCATGTGTGCCTGCTGATCTACAACGATAAGCACTGGCGCAACTTCTTCGAAGCCATCGGGCAACCTGCAATGACGCAGGACCCGCGTTTCGCCACCCATACGGCCCGCGCCGCGCATATCGGCGAGGTCTATGCCTATGTCGCGCAAGTCATGCTCACCCGCGATACGGCGCAATGGCTGACGCTGTTCGCGGCAGCCGATATTCCCGCTTCGCGCCTGTACGGCATCGAGGATCTGGTGGCGGACCCGCACCTTCAGGCCACGGGGTTCGTGCGCCAGGTGGATCACCCGACGGAAGGCCGGCTGCGCACGCCCGCGCCGCTGGGCCGCTTCGACGGTACGCCCACCGCCTTGCGGCGCCACGCGCCGCACCTGGGCGAACACAGTCTTGAAATACTGCGCGAAGCCGGCTTCGCGGAATCGGCCATACAGGCGCTGCTCGCGGCGCAGGCCACCCACGACGGAAGACTCTGA
- a CDS encoding ABC transporter permease, with translation MSQPASSGRTRTVPALSETPRRAAILGRLRARPTARGTLAVLVVLALVILIAPYFAPQNPYDLANLNLLDGRLPPRSASMDGHMYWLGTDDQGRDMLSAMLYGLRISLLVGLCAVALATAIGSAVGLIAAYSGGRVDAMLMRLVDFVLGFPSILVALVLLAVLGRGVDKVILALVLVQWAHYARIMRSRALQERRKEYVEAAMNLGFPAWRIMLFHLLPNCLGPVMVFATVQIASAIALEATLSFLGVGVPITEPSLGLLIANGFQYLLSGDYWISLFPGLALLFLILTINILGDRLRESLDPRR, from the coding sequence ATGTCACAACCCGCTTCCTCCGGCCGTACCCGCACGGTGCCCGCGCTCTCCGAAACGCCGCGGCGCGCCGCCATCCTGGGCAGGCTGCGCGCGCGTCCCACCGCTCGCGGCACGCTGGCCGTCCTGGTCGTGCTGGCCCTGGTCATCCTGATCGCGCCGTATTTCGCGCCGCAGAATCCCTATGACCTGGCGAACCTGAACCTGCTGGACGGCCGCCTGCCGCCGCGCTCCGCGTCGATGGACGGCCACATGTACTGGCTGGGGACCGACGACCAGGGCCGCGACATGCTCAGCGCGATGCTCTATGGCTTGCGCATCAGCCTGCTGGTGGGCCTGTGCGCCGTGGCGCTGGCGACCGCCATCGGCAGCGCCGTCGGCTTGATCGCCGCCTACTCCGGAGGCCGCGTGGACGCGATGCTGATGCGCCTGGTGGACTTCGTACTGGGCTTTCCGTCCATCCTTGTCGCGCTGGTATTGCTGGCCGTGCTGGGGCGCGGCGTGGACAAAGTGATACTGGCGCTGGTGCTGGTGCAATGGGCCCACTACGCGCGCATCATGCGCAGCCGGGCCCTGCAGGAGCGCCGCAAGGAATACGTCGAGGCAGCGATGAATCTCGGCTTTCCGGCATGGCGCATCATGCTGTTCCACCTGCTGCCCAATTGCCTGGGTCCCGTCATGGTGTTCGCCACCGTGCAGATCGCCAGCGCCATCGCCCTGGAAGCCACGCTGTCGTTCCTGGGCGTGGGCGTGCCCATCACCGAGCCCTCGCTGGGCCTGCTCATCGCCAACGGCTTCCAGTACCTGCTGTCCGGCGATTACTGGATCAGCCTGTTTCCGGGACTGGCCTTGTTATTCCTGATTCTGACCATCAACATCCTGGGCGATCGCCTTCGGGAAAGCCTGGATCCCCGACGATGA
- a CDS encoding succinylglutamate desuccinylase/aspartoacylase domain-containing protein, whose product MLLSDELPLRPFELPCPDLNVERAGNTGTEGIWHFDSGTPGRTVMVSALIHGNELCGAWALKAALGHGVRPRCGALILAFCNLAAFDRFDLQDYAKSRFVDEDMNRIWSDDRLGDDSTQERRRAALILPWLKKADWLLDIHSMSNSVVPLQLAGVQQRNIDLAMTLGNPAKVIADAGHAAGVRMRDYGRFGEGTDNGTRSLLIECGFHGALSARDVALDQMARFLVASGIVESTDLPGTWFMPTAPSQEALRVTHAIAAKSADFRFAEPWKGLEKLPKAGTLIGWSEGEPVYTPYDDCVLIMPSLTNVRAGVTVVRLAQPMPNRL is encoded by the coding sequence ATGCTTCTCTCCGACGAGCTGCCCCTGCGCCCCTTCGAGTTGCCGTGCCCCGACTTGAATGTCGAGCGCGCGGGCAATACGGGCACCGAGGGGATCTGGCATTTCGATTCCGGCACGCCCGGGCGCACCGTCATGGTCTCTGCGCTTATCCACGGCAATGAACTTTGCGGCGCCTGGGCCTTGAAAGCCGCGCTGGGCCACGGGGTACGGCCACGCTGCGGCGCCTTGATACTGGCCTTTTGCAACCTGGCCGCCTTCGACCGCTTCGACCTCCAGGACTATGCGAAATCGCGTTTCGTCGACGAGGACATGAACCGGATCTGGAGCGACGACAGGCTGGGCGACGACAGCACGCAGGAACGGCGGCGCGCCGCGCTGATCCTGCCCTGGCTGAAAAAAGCCGACTGGTTGCTGGACATCCATTCCATGAGCAACTCCGTGGTTCCCTTGCAACTGGCCGGAGTGCAGCAGCGGAATATCGACCTTGCCATGACCTTGGGCAACCCGGCGAAAGTGATCGCCGACGCCGGCCATGCCGCCGGCGTGCGCATGCGCGACTACGGACGCTTCGGCGAAGGCACGGACAACGGCACCCGCTCGCTGCTGATCGAATGCGGCTTCCATGGCGCCCTGTCCGCGCGCGACGTGGCCCTGGACCAGATGGCGCGTTTCCTGGTCGCCTCTGGCATCGTCGAATCGACCGACCTGCCGGGAACCTGGTTCATGCCGACGGCGCCCAGCCAGGAAGCGTTGCGGGTCACCCATGCCATTGCGGCCAAGAGCGCCGACTTCCGCTTCGCCGAGCCCTGGAAGGGCCTGGAAAAGCTGCCGAAAGCGGGCACCTTGATTGGCTGGTCGGAAGGCGAGCCGGTGTATACGCCCTATGACGACTGTGTGTTGATCATGCCGTCGCTCACCAACGTGCGCGCCGGCGTCACGGTCGTGCGCCTGGCCCAGCCCATGCCGAACCGCCTCTGA